One genomic segment of Desulfocapsa sulfexigens DSM 10523 includes these proteins:
- a CDS encoding ABC transporter ATP-binding protein, whose protein sequence is MILAIKRLAFGYNGHRTLSDINLNVEPGELLAILGPNGVGKTTLLKCINGIQIPSAGTVLVEDRNVLKMTPDEIALGIGYVAQRSETSRLTVFDAVLMGRKPHIRWRVAERDMKVVDSALQQLDLTRLSLRYIDELSGGELQKVAIARALVQEPRLLLLDEPTSSLDLRNQINILSIIRKIVKSHRIASVITMHDLNSALRYADRYCFLKDGYVHATCDRSTISPDIIEKVYGLPVTIHHIDNCPVIVPEDHFN, encoded by the coding sequence ATGATTCTAGCCATCAAGCGACTCGCTTTCGGTTACAATGGTCATCGTACCCTTTCCGACATCAACCTTAATGTGGAACCTGGAGAATTGTTGGCCATACTTGGACCAAATGGTGTTGGCAAAACGACCCTGCTCAAATGTATTAATGGTATACAGATTCCTTCTGCAGGAACTGTTCTGGTCGAGGATCGCAATGTCCTGAAAATGACCCCTGACGAGATTGCCCTCGGTATCGGCTATGTTGCACAGCGTAGCGAGACGAGTCGGTTGACTGTTTTTGATGCGGTGCTGATGGGAAGAAAACCACATATCAGATGGCGGGTCGCCGAACGGGACATGAAGGTTGTAGATTCAGCGCTGCAGCAACTCGATCTCACTCGGCTTTCTTTGCGCTATATAGATGAACTGAGCGGAGGCGAATTGCAAAAAGTAGCTATTGCTCGTGCGCTCGTTCAGGAACCACGACTGCTACTGCTTGACGAACCAACCAGTTCGCTCGATTTGCGAAACCAGATAAATATATTATCGATCATCAGAAAAATTGTGAAAAGCCACCGCATTGCATCTGTGATAACCATGCACGATCTCAACAGTGCCCTACGGTACGCCGATCGGTATTGCTTTTTGAAAGATGGTTATGTTCATGCGACATGTGACCGCTCCACCATATCACCAGATATAATTGAGAAGGTATATGGGCTTCCAGTCACAATTCATCATATTGACAATTGTCCGGTCATCGTCCCGGAAGATCATTTTAATTGA